DNA from Stenotrophomonas acidaminiphila:
GGTCGGCAGGGCGCCGGGCCGCTACAACCTGTTCCTTGGCGGCGACCACCGCGGCCAGCGCCTGAACACGCTGTACCGCGACAACGTCACCGAGGCGCAGATCCTGCAGGCGCTGGAGCCGCTGCTGGCGCGCTATGCCGCCGAACGCGACGCGGACGAACGCTTCGGCGACTTCCTGCACCGCCGCGGGCTGATCGAACTGCCGCCCTACCCGACCCACCGCCAGATTGCCGTGGAACTGCACGCATGAGCGCCCTGCCCCTGTCTTCCCGCCACACCGGCAACACCGCGTCCCCGAGGAAACCGCCGCGCTCGACGCGCGGCTCGAGGCGATGGACGCGACCGCGCGCGTGCGCTGGGCGCTGCAGCACCTGCCCGGCACCCACGTGCTGTCCTCCAGCTTCGGCGCGCAGTCGGCGGTGACCCTGCACCTGCTCAGCCGCGAGCGGCCGGACATCCCGGTGATCCTGATCGACACCGGCTACCTGTTCCCGGAAACCTACCGCTTCGCCGACACCCTCAGCGAGCGCCTGGGCCTGAACCTGAAGGTGTACCGGCCGCTGGTCAGCCGCGCCTGGATGGAGGCCCGCCACGGCCGCCTGTGGGAACAGGGCCTGGTCGGCATCGAGCAGTACAACAACCTGCGCAAGGTCGAGCCGATGAAGCGCGCGCTGGACGAGCTGCAGGCCGGCACCTGGTTCACCGGGCTGCGCCGCAGCCAGTCGAGCGGCCGCGCCACCACGCCGGTGCTGCAGCGCCGCGACGCGCGCTGGAAGGTCAACCCGATCGCCGACTGGAGCGACCGCGACGTGTGGCAGTACCTCAAGCAACATGACCTGCCCTACCACCCGCTGTGGGAACAGGGCTATGTGTCCATCGGCGATTACCACACCACCCGCCGCTGGGAACCTGGCATGCGCGAGGAGGACACCCGCTTCTTCGGCCTCAAGCGCGAGTGCGGCCTGCACGAGGACATCTAGGGCGGCCAGCGTGCGGCGTTTGCGCGGCGACGCCCCTGCGCGGCAGGCGCCACCCACCGTGGACGATCCGTCGCACCCCGCAGTGCCGGGCTTGCCCGGCAGCAACTTCCGGGCGAGACCAGCGCAACATGCGCGGCGCGATCAGCTGGGCACAGCTTCCTGCTGCTGTTCCCAGAACGCCAGCAGTCCACGCAGCCCCGGCGTGTCGCCGGCGTGCGCCAGGTCCTCGCCCAGGTACCGCGCTTCCTGCCGCCACTGGCGGCTGCTCAGCTCGCGCAGCGCGCTGCCATCGGTGCGGCTGCAGCCCATGTGCCACTGCGCGAAATATAGCTGTTCGACCGGGCCATCCTGCAGCTCTTCCAGCCCGACGTGCATGCGCGAATCGCGGATGCGCGCATAGATCTTCTCCACCCCGGCCGGCGGCCCTTCGAAATACTGGAAGAAGCGGTGGCCGTCGTGCAGCAGCACGCCGGTGACGCCTTGCATGCGGTTGTGCGCACGCGCGTCGATCAGCAGGCGGTCGAGATCGGCCGGCGTCAGCCCGGCCACGGCGGTGCTGACATAGGCCACGGCCCGGTGCGTCATCTGCGGTTCCTGCTTCGTCCCTGGGTGCGCAAGCATGACACAGGCGTCCCGCCGCCGGTGGCCCGGCAGCGGGACCCGCCGCGTCAGTAGCGGTAATCCAGCTTCAGCCAGAGCGTGCGCCCGGGTTCGTTGATCCGCACCGGGTCGGCGGGGAAGCCGAAGTCGGCGCTGCCGGCCAGGTTCAGGTGTTCGGCATAGGCGCGGTCGAACACGTTGTCCACGCCGGCACTGGCGCGCAGGCCGTCGCTGATGCGGTACGCGGCATTGAGCGAAAGCGTGGCGAAACCGGCGCTCGGCCCGAGATCGCGCGCCACCACGTTGCCTTCGTCCTGCGCCACCCGGTCCTGCCCGGCCACCACACGCAACAGCGCGCCGGTGGACCATTGGCCGCGCTCCCAGGAGGCGTTGAAACGGCCTTCCAGCGGCGGGATCTGCGGCAGCGGCCGCCGCTCATCGCGGTTCTCACCCCAGACATAGGCCAGCGTGCTGCCCAGCTTCAGGCCCTGCACCGGGCGCCATTCCAGCCCGGCCTCGGCACCGGCGATGCGCGCATCGACATTGCCCGCACGCGTGCTGCTGCCCATCATGCCGCCGCTGCGGTAGGTGAACAGGATGTAGTCCTGCAGATGCCCGGCATAGGCCGACACCCAGGCATCGAGCGTGCGCCCGCGGAACTGCAGGCCGAGATCCAGCTGGGTGGTCTTTTCCGGTTTCACCCCGGCGAAGGCATTGGCGCTGCCGGCCGGGCCGGCGTCGGCCGAGAACAGCTCCCAGTAGTCGGGCATGCGCTCGCTGTGGCCGAGCCCGGCATACCAGGTCCAGGCCTGGCCGTGGTCGCGCTCATAGCGCAGGAAGCCGCTGCCCAGCGTTTCCTCGCGCGTCTGCCCGGCGGTCGGATTGGGCCTGCCCATCATCCCGCTGGTCAGGCGCAGGTCCTTGGCCCGCGCCTTGTCCACGCGCAGGCCGCTGACCCAGCGCCGCGGCGTGTCCTCGCCGAAGGTCAGTTCGGCGAACGCGCCCGTGTTGCCGAGCTCGGCGTCGCGGGTCCACGCTTTCTGCTGCCACATCCCGCGCATGCCGCTGCGCTTGCGGTGACGGCTGTCCTGCGCATCGATGCCGGCGACCACGGCCACGTCCTGCCAGCGCCATTCCGAAGCGATGCGGCCGCCGCGGGTGCGCCGCGCCACGTTCGACGCCATCGGCATCGGCATGCTGCCGTTCGGGTTGGGCGTGCGCAGCGTGTAGTTGTCCATCACGTGGTCGGCCTCGTTGTAGTACAGGTTGGCCTGCAGCCGGTCCCAGGCGCCGGGCAGGTTGCCGCGCTCGAAACGCAGGCCGTAGCTGCTGCGCTTGAACGCCGCCCCGTCCATGCCACGGCCGGCATAGCGCGCCAGGGCATCGCCGGTACCGGCATTGAGCTCGAGCACGGTGTCGGCATCGGGGGTCCAGCCGATCGCGGCGTCGGCGTTCCATTTGCGCCAGCGCGACGGCACCACCTCGCCGTTGCCGTCGCGGTAGTCGCCGGACTCGGAGCGGTTGCCATTCACCCGCACATAGCCCGGGCGGCTGCCGAAGCTGGCATCGAGCATCTGGTCGTTGCGGTTGTTGGAGCCGCCCAGCGCGCTGGCCTGCAGCTCCATGCCCGGCGCATCGAAACGCGGCATGTCGCGCTCGAAGCGCACCGTGCCGGCCGAGGCACCGGCGCCCCAGCGCACGCTCTGCGGCCCCTTGACGACGGTCAGCCGGTCGTAGGTTTCCGGCGCGATGTAGGACAGCGGGTTGTCCATGC
Protein-coding regions in this window:
- a CDS encoding TonB-dependent copper receptor produces the protein MYPVSRMPGAPACLAACVCLALFPLLAHADAPESIKTLDTLVVTSAAPSSPLNWVTDPRLPRQPVPASDGADYLKTVPGFSAIRNGGTNGDPVLRGMSGSRLNILSNDGSLIGACPSRMDNPLSYIAPETYDRLTVVKGPQSVRWGAGASAGTVRFERDMPRFDAPGMELQASALGGSNNRNDQMLDASFGSRPGYVRVNGNRSESGDYRDGNGEVVPSRWRKWNADAAIGWTPDADTVLELNAGTGDALARYAGRGMDGAAFKRSSYGLRFERGNLPGAWDRLQANLYYNEADHVMDNYTLRTPNPNGSMPMPMASNVARRTRGGRIASEWRWQDVAVVAGIDAQDSRHRKRSGMRGMWQQKAWTRDAELGNTGAFAELTFGEDTPRRWVSGLRVDKARAKDLRLTSGMMGRPNPTAGQTREETLGSGFLRYERDHGQAWTWYAGLGHSERMPDYWELFSADAGPAGSANAFAGVKPEKTTQLDLGLQFRGRTLDAWVSAYAGHLQDYILFTYRSGGMMGSSTRAGNVDARIAGAEAGLEWRPVQGLKLGSTLAYVWGENRDERRPLPQIPPLEGRFNASWERGQWSTGALLRVVAGQDRVAQDEGNVVARDLGPSAGFATLSLNAAYRISDGLRASAGVDNVFDRAYAEHLNLAGSADFGFPADPVRINEPGRTLWLKLDYRY